The genomic window GTACCAGGGCACCGAGCCCGGCCCCCTCGCCCGCGGCCCCGGCGAACAGATCGGCGTCCACCAGCAGCGCCTCCGCCTCGGGCCCAGGGCCCTCCAGGCCGGTCACCGCCTGCGCGAGCGCCAGACAGAACCGGGCCCGGTCGCCGGGCCCCAGCAGGTCCACCCGCGCGGGGTCGCCGAGCACGCCCCGCGCCACGGCGGCCGCCCCCTCGTGGTCCGCCCCGGCCGCCAGCAGGCTCGCGAGGAGGAGCTCGGCGGGCGTGGCGAGCCAGGGGCGCCCCGCCTCGTGGTGGTCGGCCACGGCGGCGGTCGCGAGCCGCACGGCGGCCCGCGGGTCCTCCGGGGCGGTGATCCGCGCCAGCAGCTCCACGGCGGACGCGATGCGGCTCAGCAACTCGGGATCCTCCCGCCGGTCCCTCCCCTCCCGGGCCTCCTCGGCGAAGGCGAGCAGCCGGTGGACCTCCTCCCGCGCGCGGGCCGCGTCACCGGCCGGGGCGGCCGAGCCGCCTCCGGGTGCGCCGCCGACCGCACCGAGCCCCGCCACGAGCGCCCGGCAGCGCAGCAGAAGGACCGTCACCGTCTCGGCGGCGGTGGCCCGCCCGGCCGCGTGCAGGGCTCCGGCCCGTACGCACAGCTCGTCGAGCCCGTCCGCCGAGGCGCAGGGTGCCTCCGGGGAGACCGAGGCGTCCGGGGCCTCCGGAGCGACGATCAGCGCCCGGGCCCGTGAGACCAGGGCCCGGCCGTCCCGACCGGCGCGGGCGTGCAGGTCCGCGGCGCGCGCGAAGAGCGCCGCCGCCTCGGGGCCGCCCAGGTGCCTGCGCTGGAGGTCGAGGCCTTCGGCGTCCAGGGCCTCGGCGGCGTCGGCGGGCGCGAGCGCGTCGCCGCGGCCCTCGACGGCGGCCCGGGCGCGGTCCCAGGCCGCCTTCGCCGAGGGGTGCCCGTCGGCCGTCAACGCCCGTGCGTGCGCCAGGAGTTCCTCGGAGGCGCCTGAGCCGTCGGAGGCGTCGGGGCCATCGGGGCCTTCGCGGTCCTCTTCGGCAGGACGGCCGACGGTGAGGGCGCGGCCGGTGTCGGTCGCCTCCCGGGCCGGTCCCAGTCCCAACGGCAGCGCGTCGAGCAGCGGCCCCGCCGTCATCCGCCCCCGCACGAGCGTGGACACCCGGTCGTTGCCGTTGCGGGCGTCGAAGAGCGCCGCCCGGCCGAGCGCCTCCTGGGCCGCGTACGCGTGCAGCGTGGCAGCCGTCCACTCGCCGCCGGCGGGGCCCGTCACCGGCCGCTCGCCCTGGCCGAGCGCGAGGAGCCGGTCCGTGAGCAGGGCCGCGCAGGCCAGCCACTGGAGGTAGGGGCCGACGTCCCCGCGCCGGTCCCAGCGGGCCGACTGCTCGGCGAGGATCTCCAGGCCGCGCGGCTCGTTCCCGGTGAGCGCGCAGAACTCGACGTGCGCGGCGACGGCGACGGTGAGGCCCTCCTCGGCCCGGGCCATGCGGTAGCCGCGCAGGTGGTGGGCGCGGGCCTCGTCGAGCCGGCCGAGGCGGACCAGGGGGAGCAGCGAGAGCGCGAGGACGGCGTGCGGCTCGTGCATGCAGCCGACCCGTCCGTCGAGCACGGGCCGCCACACGTCGAGCGCCCGGGCGTCCTCGCCCCGCTCGGTCTCCCACCGGCCGCGCTCGTGCAGCTCGCAGGCGTGGCAGTCGGCCATCTCGTCGCGTTCGGCGGCGAGCATCGCGGCCAGGGCGCGCTCGGCCCGCGGCACGTCGCCCAGGTGCCGGGCCACCTCGAAGTCCCGTGAGTGCACGGCGCGTTCGGAGTGTCCGGCGAGCCGGTAGCGGCGGCGCATCTCCGTCAGCCACTGCTCGATGGAGTCGAGCGGGATGTGCGGCTGGTCGAGCGCGCTGCCGCTGACCCACTTGAACATCCAGAACAGCTCGTGGGTGTCGTCCTCGTCGAAGTCGGCCGGGTTCTGGTCCCACATCCGCAGCAGCCGCGCGAACGGCACGAACATCTTGTCGCCCTCCGCGCTGGAGGTGTACGCGACGGTGAGCCCCGTCAGGGCCTCGACGAGCAGCGGGCGGTCCCCGGTCGCCTCCGCCTCGGCGACCAGCCGCTCGGCGCGGGCGTTGCGGGCGGAGCCGTAGGGCTCCTCGCCGTTGCGGTAGACGTCGATGCGGATCTCGTCGAGCGAGCGGCGGCTCATCGGTCTTCTCCGGAGGGGTGTTCGGGGGCCGGGTCCGCCGCATGCGCGGAGCCGCCGGGACGCGGTCGTACGGACCGGTCGAGGAGGCCGAGGAAGGTGCGGTCGAGGAGGGCGTTGTCGGCGGGGCGGAGCGGGCGTCGGGCCATGAGGAGGGCTTGTCCGTAGAGGGCTTCGACGGCGGTGGCGGTGAGCCGGGGGTCGTCGAGGGCGCTGATGCGGCGGACCAGCGGGCTGTGGTGGTTGAGGACCAGCCGGGCGCGGGGCGCGCTGCCGCGCAGGGAGCCGAGGATCCCGGCCCACAGGTCGTCGGCCTGCTCCGCGGCCTCGGCCCGCGCCTGCTCGTGCCGTCCTTCGCGGGCGTCGAGCAGCAGGGCGGGCAGGGTGAGCGGCCGGTAGGCGCGCAGGACGACGTCGCAGTCCAGGGGGTCCAGGGTCGCGCGCGCGGCGGAGAGGAAGCCGGTGAGGGCGAGCTCGTCGTCGGGGGCGACGGGGTCCAGGCGGTCGGTGACCGTGTCGGCGTCGAGTTCGGCCGCGAGGGTCCCGGGAAGCACCGAGGGGAGCCGTTCCACGAGGGCGCAGTCGTAGGTGTGTCCGCCGTTGACGACGCCGATGCCCTGGGCGGCGGCGATGGCGGCGACCTGGCGGAACTCCTCGACGGTGCGGGTGAAGTGGACGACGGGGTGGCGGCGGGCGAACTCGTCGAGGGAGAGCTGTCCGTCGGTGGTCTCGAAGGGGAGCCAGGGCAGCATCGCCGCCAGGATCCCGTCGTCGTGCCGGGCCAGCGACTTCACGCCGAGGTGGTGCACCGAGAGGAGCCGGCGCAGGCGCTCCGGCTCGCTCGCCGCGAGCCCCGCGAGCCAGTCGCGGACGGCCCGGCCGAGGGCCTCGCGTACGGCGGCCAGGGCCTCGTCCTCGTACAGCGACTCACGGGAGGCCGTGGGCCGCAGGGTGTCGGTGTCCAGGACGCAGCGGAGGAAGAAGGCCCAGTCCGGGAGCAGCCCGTCGGCCCTCTCGGTCAGCAGCATCCCCTTGAGGTGGACCCGGTGGCCCGCGCGGTGGGCCGGGCTGACCTGGGACGGCAGCACATAGGCGACGCCGCGCAGTCCGGCGAGCGGCACGTCGAGCTCGATGGCGTCGAGAGGGGTGAAGCCCAGGGTCTCGCGGCAGTGTCCGGCCAGTGCGGTGCGGCGGTCCTCGGGGCTCGGGAAGGCGCGGTCCCAGACGGCCGGGGCCCCCGCGACGCGCTCCTGCCCGACCCGGATGTCGTGGGGGAGGAGGTTGCCGTAGTGGCGGGCGAGGGTGAGGGCGTGGTCGTGGGTGAGCCAGTCGGTGGTGCCGGGGCGGGCGGTGAGGTGGACGGTGGTGCCGGGTTCGGGGTGTGCGGTGTGGTGGAGGGGGGTGACGGTGTAGGAGCCGTCGTCGTGGGCGCGCCATTCGACGGGGGGTGCGTCGGGGGTGCGGGCGGAGCGGGAGACGACGCGGATCTCGGCGGCGACGACGAAGCAGGCGAGGAGTCCGATGCCGAACTGGCCGAGGAATTCGGTGCGGGCGGTCTCCAGGCCGTGGGTGGTGTCGCGTTTGGAGCTGCGGCCGATGGTGGCGAGGAGGGTGTGGACGTCGGTCTCGGTGAGGCCGATGCCGGTGTCGGTGATGCGCAGGGTGGTGCCGTCGGCGTGGATGCGGACCGTGGCGGGTGCATCGGGGTCCAGGGCGCGGCGGGCGGTGAGTGCGTCCACGGCGTTCTGCAGCAGTTCGCGCAGGTAGACCCGGGGGCTGGAGTAGAGGTGGTGGGAGAGCAGGTCCACCAGGCCACGCAGATCGACCTGGAATGTAGGGGACGTGTGGGGGGCGATCTCGGGTTCCTCGGGGTTCCAGTGGATGCGCGGCGGGATGCGCGTCGGTCCGGGGACGCGCACACGGGCCCAGGGGCGCGCATACCGTCCACGGACGCGCATACGGTCCATGGATGCGCATCCAGCACGGGCGTTTGCGCAGACTCTTTCAGAACGGCACTGGTTCGTACATCCGTAGAACTACGGAATCGTTGCCCCCGGGGGGTATGCGGCCGGGCTCCGTCGTCGTCGCTCGGCGGAACTGCGCAGCGCCGGTAAGGAATGTCTCGGATAGGGTGAATCGGTAGGGATTGCGCCCCTCGGGGCCAGGCTGATGCGTAGGTAGATGCGTTGCACACTCACCAGTCGCCGAGCAGGGTTCCGCAGCCGCCCCGTGCGGCCGTCGGATACGCGGGCGTGCTCAACGACCTGCTGCCCATCGCGCTCTGGCGGGAGGACGCCGGGGGCCGGATCGTCGAGTGGTCCCTCGCCGCCCAGGACCTCCTCGGGCACCGCCCCGAGGACGTGCTCGGGCGCCTCGCCACCCCCCTGCTCGTCCCCGACACCAACCGTGAGCTCGCCGACCGGCTGACCCGCCAGGTGCAGGCCGGGGAGACCGTCGTCGGCACCCTGCCGGTACGGCACCGCGACGGCCACCAGGTCGTCATGGAGATGTGGATCGTGCCCGCCGCCGACCCGCAGGGCCTCCCCGGCGCCATGCTGATCGCCGTCGAGACCTCCGAGGTCCTGAAGATGCGGGACTCGCTCGCGGCCCTGGAGTCCCTGTTCACCCAGTCGCCCATCGGCCTCGCCACCCTCAACCCCGACCTCCGCTTCCTGCGCGTCAACGACGCCCTCGCCCGGATGAACGGGGTGCCGCCCGCCGACCACCTCGGCCGCCGGCTCACCGAGGTCGTCCCCGGCGTCAACGCCGGCGCGCTGGAGGCCCTGATGAGCCAGGTGCTCGTCAGCGGCACCGCCGTCGTCGACGCCCGCCGGGTCGGCCGTACCCCCGCCGACCCCGACCACGACCACATCTGGTCCTGCTCCTACGCCCCGCTCCTCGACCACGCCGGCCGTCCGCTCGGCGTCATCGCCTCCCTCATCGACATCACCGACAGCCAGCAGGCCCACATCGAGGTCGAACGCGCCCGGCACCGCTTCGCCCTGCTCGCGGAGGCCGGAGCCAGGATCGGCACCACCCTCGACCTGCGGCAGACCGCGGAGGAGGTCGTCTCCTTCCTCGTCCCGCAGCTGGCCGACTCCGCCGACGTCCAGCTCCTCGAATCCGTCCTGGAGCCCGACGAGTCCACCGCCGCCACCCGCGGCGTGCTGCGCCGGCTCGCCGCCGCCTTCCCCGACCCGACCGCCCCCACCGCGCTGCTCGGCGTCGGGACCACCTTCCAGATACCGCTGGACTCCGTGTACGAGGAGGTCATCACCGACGCCCGCGCCATGGACCTGTACGTCGCCGACATCCCGGCCCTCATCAGGGACCCCCGGATGGAGGCCGTGCGCAGCTACCTCGCCACCCGCATCGGCTCCGCCCGGCTGGTCCCCCTGGTCGCCCGCGGCACGGTGCTCGGCACGGTCTCGGTCACCCGCCTGCGCGGCCGCGAACCCTTCGACGACGAGGACCGCGTCCTCATCGACGAGGTCGCCGCCCGCGCCGCGCTCAACATCGACAACGCCCGCCTCTACACCACCCAGCGGCAGGCCGCCCTCACCCTCCAGCGGAGCCTCACCAACAACGCGCTGCCCGCCGTCACCGGCCTGGAGCTGACCGGCCGCTACCTCCCCGCGAGCGACCACGACGTCGGCGGCGACTGGTTCGACGTGGTCGCGCTCCCCGGCGGGCGCACCGGTCTGGTCATCGGCGACGTCATGGGCCACGGCATCCACGCGGCCGCCGTCATGGGCCAGCTCCGCACCGCCGTGCGCACCCTGGCCCGGCACGACATCGCGCCCGCCCGGATGCTCCGCTCGCTCGACGCCGTCGTCGCCGACCTGGGCGAGGACGAGATGGCCACCTGCGTGTACGCCGTCCACGACCCGGTCGCCCGGATCTGGACGATCGCCCGCGCTGGCCACCCGCCGCCCGCCGTGGTCACCCCGGCCGGGGACATCACCTTCCTCGACGGGCCGCCCGGCACGCCGCTGGGCAGCGGTGCCCACGCGTTCGGCGCGGAGGAGGTCGCGCTGCCCGCCGGCGGCCTGCTCGTCCTGTACACGGACGGCCTCATCGAGGCACGCGACCGTGACCTCGACGAGGGCATGGCCCAGCTCGCCGGCGCCCTGCGGGACACGGACCGGCCGCTGGAGGAGCTGTGCGACGACGTCCTGGCGGGGCTGCTGGACGGGCAGGCGCAGGACGACGTGGCGATGCTGCTCGCCCGGACGACGAGCTGACCGGCGCACCTGCGCGGGCACGGGGACCGGGTGGCGTGCGGAGGCCCGGGCCGGGTGGCGTGGGCGTACGGAGGCCCGGGCCGGGGCGCGTACGGAGGCCCGGGCCGCGTGGCGTACGGAGGTCCTGACGGCGGGCGCGGGCGTCAGCCCGTTCCGCTCCCCTCCAGGATCTCCTTGAGCTTCCGCTCGTCCCGCGTCATCTCCCGGCGGGCGTGCGGTCGCACGACCAGGGGGACCAGGGCCTTGCCGGCGCCGTGGCCCTCGAAGTCGAGGGAGAGCGTCAGCCGGGAGCGCTCGCCGCCGTCGAGCGGCTCGATCGTTCCCTGGACGTCACCGCGGACGGGGCCGTCCACGCCGTGGACGTGCCAGCTCCGCGGCGGGTCCAGCTGGGTCAGCTCCATGGTCATGTCGACGTCGCGGCGCCCCATGCGCCGGGTGACCGCGACCTGCTGCCCGACCGTGCCGGGGGTGCCGGCGGTCCGCCGCACGGCGACCGCGCTCTCCTGCCACTCCGGCAGGTGCGTCGGGTCGGTCACGTAGGCGAAGACGTCTTCGGGGCGACGGGAGATGTCGACGGAGGCATTGATCCTGGACATGTCGCCTCCTTGCGCGCGCGAGGGTGGGACACCTCCCATCGTCCCACGCGAGCCTCCGGCGCGGCGGCGTCAGACGTCCGCGGTACGGGCCCGGTAGAGGTCCCTGAGCAGGGCGATCTCCGCGCCGTGGTGGAGCAGCTCCTGGTTCATCCACCAGATGACGGAGAGGAGCGTCTCCTCCGGGTCGCTGCCGTGCGGGTACGAGCTGTACCCGACCTCGTCCAGCACGGCGTCGTCCAGGGAGAGCAGCATCGTGTGCCAGCCCGCGGAGGCCCGCTCGAAGTCCGCGACCGCCGCCGCGGCCTCCCCGTGGCTGCGGAAGTCGTCCCGGGTCAGGCTGCGGCTGCCGGCGGTGTGGTCGGTGCGGAGGGTGAACATCTCGGCGAGGTGGCTCAGCCGCCAGGCGATCGTGGTGAACGGCGCCGGCCGGGGGTGCGGGTGCGGGGCCGCGTCACGGCCCCAGTCGCCCGTCCCCGCCAGCAGGGTGGCCCGGGCCCCGGGCCCGTCCTCGCGGCGGCGGACCGACCAGCAGCCTTCCACCGGCTCCCACAGCAGCTCGGCGTCGGTGAGCGGACCGACCGGGACGCCCGTTCCGTCGCCGCTGTCCACCACCGGCCCGCTCAGCCGGTCCACGAGCCGCTCGCGGGCGAACGCGAACTGGTCGAGCAGAGGGGCGAGGCGGGGCGGGATCGCCATGGACGCTCCAGGGTCGGTGAGCTCGCGGGCCACCGGGCGGCGGTCCGACGGCGGGGTGCGCGTCGACCCTGTCACAGGGCGTCCGCCCCGGCCACGGGATTTCAGGCGCGGTCGATGTGCACGCTGGTCGACTTCACCCGGGCCGTGGCCTGCATGCCGACCTCCAGGCCGAGCTCCTCGACCGCCTCCCGGGTGAGCAGCGAGACCAGCCGGTGCGGGCCCGCCTGGATCTCGACCTGGGCGGCGACGTCTCCGAGCTTGACGGCGGTGACGATCCCGGGGAACGCGTTGCGGACCGAGGTGTACGTCTCCTCCTCGTCGCCCTGGCCGCTCTGGGCGATCTCGACGGAGAAGGCGGCGAGGTCGGGGCCTTCGATGAGGCGCCGCCCGCTGTCGTCGCGATGGGTGGCGACCCGGCCGGCGTCGGCCCAGCGCCGCGCGGTGTCCGGGCTGACGCCGAGGAGGCGGGCCGCCTGGCCGATGGTGTAGGTCTGCATGGACGCCAGTCTAGGCCGCCGAAGTTCTCATCTACAAGCTCATTTATGCGTGAAACCTTGCATCTGCGATGGTCTCACGTCCGCTCGGCCAGCCAGGCCAGCGCGCCCCGCGCGGTGAACTCCCGCTGGCCGTCGGGGAGGACCAGATCGGCCGTCGCGAAGGCGGGGTCGTCCGCCGTCCCGGGTACGTAGGGAAGGGCGAGGCAGCGCATGCCCGCGGCGTGTGCGGCGGCGGCGCCCGGCGCCGCGTCCTCCAGCACCACGCACTGCTCCGGCGCGACGCCCAGGCGGCGGGCCGCCTCCAGGAAGACGTCCGGCGCCGGCTTGCCCCGCTCGACCTCCTCGGCCGAGACCGTCGTCGTCAGGTACGCGTCCAGTCCGGTCCCCGCCAGGACGGCCTCGATGGCGGCCGGGGAGGAGCCCGAGGCCACCGCCATGGGCACGCCCTCCGCGTACAGCCGTTCCACGAACGCGCGCATCTCGGGGAAGACGGGTGTGGCCGTCCGCGCGAGCTCCAGGTAGTGCCGGTTGGTCGCGTCGAGGAGTTCCTCCTCGGGGGCGGTGACGCCGTACTCCGCGGCCAGCGTCCGCAGCGTCTCCAGGGTGCCGATCCCGATGAAGTCGGTGTGGCGGGCCCAGTCGAAGCCCGTCACGCCGTGGGCGGCGAGGGTGCGGCGGGTCGCCTCGAAGTAGTTGGGCTCGCTGTCCACCAGGGTGCCGTCGAGGTCGAAGAGGACGGAGAAGGCCGAGGGGGCCGAGGGGACCGAGGGGGCCGAGGGGGCCGAGGGGCCGGGGACGCGCGGGCTGCTCATGCCTCCAGCCTCTCAGGGCGGGGCGCCGGAACCTGAGGGTCTTTGGTCCCGGCACTTCCCGGCACTTCCCGGTGCTCCCGGCACTTCCCCGCGCCTCCCAGCGCGCCCGGGACGGTCTTCCCGTGCGCCTCAGCGCGCCCCGCGCCCCACCGACTCGACCAGTGGCAGCAGCCGGTGCGACACCCGCTCGCGCAGCGCGATCTCGGTGCGGGTGCGGACCACGCCCGGGAGCTGGATCAGCCGCTGGATCACGTCCTCCAGGTGGCCCGCGTCCCGGGCGACCACCCGGGTCAGGAGATCGCCGCCGCCCGTGATCGAGAAGGCCTCCACGATCTCCGGAACCGTCGCCAGCGCGTCGCCGACCTCGTCGAGGTGCCCCTGGGTGACCTCGATGTGCACGAACGCGAGCACCGGGTGCCCGAGCGCCGCGGGGGAGAGCACCGGGCCCGTCGCGGTGATGACCCCGTCCCGTTCGAGCCGGTCGATCCGGGCCTGGACCGTGCCCCGGGCCACCCCGAGGATCCGGGCGTACTCGCGCACGCTGGTGCGCGGCTGCTCGATGAGGAGCCGCAGGATGCGCGTGTCGAGCTCGTCCACCGCCATGGTCCGTTGGCCTCCCTCTGGCTGATGACCGGACGCTATGACTGTACCAATGGCCCACCCTTCGGCCAGCCGGTTGAGCCACTGGGCGGAGGGATGTTTTCCTCTTGTGAGAGTTGGACAGATGGCGCCGCGCACGCGCCGGACCGGCGAGGTGGCCGGCCCCGGACCCGCGGCGCCATCGCCATGTCCGAAGACAACACGCGCCATGACGCGCGGCCACGGCGACGACGAAGAGGGTGTGTGTACGGCAGCGGGGGCGGAACGACCGTCGTGAAGAAGGGCCTGGCGGCCGTGGGCCGGCTGTTCCGGCAGGTGTGCGTGGCGCCCGACCCGGGCAAGGTGCGGCTGCGGGTGGCCTCGCGGGCCGTGCTCGGCGTCGGCCTCGCCGTCGCCGTGGCCGAGCTGGCGGGGCTCTCCCTGACCGCCTCGATCACCGCGGGCCTCGCCGCGCTCCTGGCGCTGTTCACCGTGGGCGACCCCACCGTGCGCCGCCAGGCCGTCACCACGGCCCTGCTGCCGCTGGCCGGCTTCCCCGTCCTCGCGCTCGCGACCGCGCTGCACGGGCTGCCGCCGCTGCGCGACGCCGCCTGGCTGCTCGTCGTCTTCGCCGGCGTGTACGCGCGCCGCTGGGGCCCGCGCGGGCACGCGCTCGGCATCTTCGCGTTCATGCAGTTCTTCGTGACGCAGTTCCTGCACGCCGTGCCCGGGCAGCTCCCCGAGCTCTACGCCGCCGTCCTGCTCGCGCTCGGCGCGGCGAGCGCGGTCCGCTTCGTCGGCTGGTGCATCGAGCGGCGCGTCCCGCCGCCCGCCGCCCCCGCCCCGCTGCCCGGCACCGGGTTCGCCCGGCCCACCACCCGGCAGGCCGTCCAGGCCACCGTCGCCTGCGCCGTCGCGCTCGCGGCCGGCCAGCTCGTCTCCCCGGACCGCTGGTACTGGGCCGTCGGCACCGCCTGGTGGATCTTCGTGAACACCGCCTCGCGCGGCGAGACCCTCGTCCGCGGCTTCCGCCGGGTCGTCGGCACCGTCACCGGCATCGCGGCCGGCCTGTTCATCGCCCTGCCGCTGGGCGGCGCCGGCGCGCCGACGGCCGTGCTGGTCGCCGTGTGCGTCTTCGGGATCTTCTACACGGCGCCGCTCTCGTACAGCTGGATGATGTTCTTCGTCACCGTCATGGCGGGACTCCTCTACGGGCTGCTGGGCGTCCTGCACCCCGGGCTGCTGCTGCTCCGCTTCCAGGAGACCGCCGTCGGCGCCCTCGGCGCGGCCGTCGGCGTCGCCCTGCTGCCCGTCACCACGCACGCGGCGACCAACGCCTGGATCCAGCGGGCCGTGGGCTCGGTGCACGCCTGCACCACGGCCGCCGCCCGGCGCCTGTCGGGCGACCCGGACGCCGACCCGGCGCCGCACGCCGCCGAGCTCGACCTGCTGCTCGGCCGCGCCCGCCTCTCGCTGGCCCCCCTCGTCCACCCGCTGAGCCCGCTGCGCGCCCGCAAGGCCCGCGCCCGCCGGGTCCTCGCGCTGCTCGACGACTGCGCCCGGGAGACCCGCGGGCTCGCCGCGGTCGCCGCCGACCCCGACGCCTCGCACGACGCCCGCCTCGTCGCGGCCGCGTGGCGCGTCGAGGCCGCCGTCCACGCCCTCGTGCCGCCCGCCGAGGCGACCCGCCGAGGCCCGGTCGCGGCCGCCTCGCCCGCCCTCCCGCCCCACCACCCGGGCGCCGAGGCGGCCCTGGGCCACCTGCACGGCCTGGAGCGCGCCCTGGTCGACCTGGCGGCCCCGCTCCGCACGTCGCCGCGCGCCCCCCTGGTCCCGGCGGCCTGACGGCCCGGGGCCGGACGGCCCCGGAACGCCGCCCGTCCGCCCCCGGAACTCTGCCCGCCCGCTCCTCCCGTCTGGTCTAGACCGCCTGCTACCGTCGGCCCGAGGACGGCCGGTCTGCCGTGACCGGCCGGGGGACACCGACCAGGGGAGGCGCCGTGGGCGACACACGCCCTACACGGGCATTCATCGGATCGTTCAGCTCGGCCGGCGGCCGGGGCGTGCTCGTCGCCGACTGGGCGCCGGAGAGCGGCGCGCTGGACCTCGTCGGGGCGAGCGACGCCGTCGCCGACCCGTCCTTCCTCGCCCTCGGTCCCGGCGGCCAGGTGCTGTACGCGGCCTCCGAGACCGTCGAGGGCGCCGCGGCCGCCTTCGACGTCACCGGACCCGCGCCCCGGCTGCTCGGCACCCCCGAGCCCGTCGGCGGCTCCGGGCCCACCCACCTCGCGGTCGCCGCCGGACACGTCCTCACCGCCGACTACGGCTCCGGCAGCGTCAGCGTGCTGCCGGTGGCCGCCGACGGCAGCCTGAAGCCCTTCACCGACGTCGTGCGCCACACGGGCTCGGGGCCCGTCGAGGGCCGCCAGGAGGAGCCGCACGCCCACCAGGTGCTGCCCGACCCCAGCGGCCGCTGGGTGCTCGCCGTGGACCTCGGCACCGACTCCGTGGAGATCAGCGCCCTGGACCCCACCACCGGCGCCCTCCGCCCGCACGGCAGGACCGCGCTGCGCCCCGGCACCGGGCCGCGCCACCTCGCCTTCCATCCCCGGGGCGGCCACGCCTACGTCCTCAACGAGCTGGAGCCCACGGTCACCGTGTGCCGCTGGGACCCCGCGGCCGGGGTCCTCGAACCGCTCGCGGAGACCCCCGTCGTCCCCGAGGACGCCACCGGGCCCCGCTACCCCTCCGAGGTCGTCGTCGCCCCCGACGGACGCTTCCTGTGGGCGGCCGTACGCGGCCACGACACCCTCGCGGTCCTCGCCCTCGACGCGTCCGGCGAGAAGGCCTCCCTGGTGGCCTCCGTGCCCTGTGGCGGCCACTGGCCCCGCGACCTGACCCTCGCCCCCTCCGGGCGGCACCTCTACGCGGCCAACGAGCGCTCCGGCGACGTCACCTGGTTCACGGTCGACCCGGAGACCGGCCTGCCGTCCCGTACGGGCTCGGTCCCGGCCCCCGCGGCCTCCTGCGTGGTCTTCGGCTGAACCGCCGCCCCCACCCGTACGGGAAGGGCCCGCACCGGAGTCGTCCGGTGCGGGCCCTTCCCGTCACGGTCCTGCGTCCGCCCGCTCCGTCAGTGGACGGGCGAACCCTGCTGCGGGGAGATCCCGAGCGCCGAGGCG from Streptomyces showdoensis includes these protein-coding regions:
- a CDS encoding HAD family phosphatase; this encodes MSSPRVPGPSAPSAPSVPSAPSAFSVLFDLDGTLVDSEPNYFEATRRTLAAHGVTGFDWARHTDFIGIGTLETLRTLAAEYGVTAPEEELLDATNRHYLELARTATPVFPEMRAFVERLYAEGVPMAVASGSSPAAIEAVLAGTGLDAYLTTTVSAEEVERGKPAPDVFLEAARRLGVAPEQCVVLEDAAPGAAAAHAAGMRCLALPYVPGTADDPAFATADLVLPDGQREFTARGALAWLAERT
- a CDS encoding Lrp/AsnC family transcriptional regulator, translating into MAVDELDTRILRLLIEQPRTSVREYARILGVARGTVQARIDRLERDGVITATGPVLSPAALGHPVLAFVHIEVTQGHLDEVGDALATVPEIVEAFSITGGGDLLTRVVARDAGHLEDVIQRLIQLPGVVRTRTEIALRERVSHRLLPLVESVGRGAR
- a CDS encoding FUSC family protein, giving the protein MCVAPDPGKVRLRVASRAVLGVGLAVAVAELAGLSLTASITAGLAALLALFTVGDPTVRRQAVTTALLPLAGFPVLALATALHGLPPLRDAAWLLVVFAGVYARRWGPRGHALGIFAFMQFFVTQFLHAVPGQLPELYAAVLLALGAASAVRFVGWCIERRVPPPAAPAPLPGTGFARPTTRQAVQATVACAVALAAGQLVSPDRWYWAVGTAWWIFVNTASRGETLVRGFRRVVGTVTGIAAGLFIALPLGGAGAPTAVLVAVCVFGIFYTAPLSYSWMMFFVTVMAGLLYGLLGVLHPGLLLLRFQETAVGALGAAVGVALLPVTTHAATNAWIQRAVGSVHACTTAAARRLSGDPDADPAPHAAELDLLLGRARLSLAPLVHPLSPLRARKARARRVLALLDDCARETRGLAAVAADPDASHDARLVAAAWRVEAAVHALVPPAEATRRGPVAAASPALPPHHPGAEAALGHLHGLERALVDLAAPLRTSPRAPLVPAA
- a CDS encoding lactonase family protein: MGDTRPTRAFIGSFSSAGGRGVLVADWAPESGALDLVGASDAVADPSFLALGPGGQVLYAASETVEGAAAAFDVTGPAPRLLGTPEPVGGSGPTHLAVAAGHVLTADYGSGSVSVLPVAADGSLKPFTDVVRHTGSGPVEGRQEEPHAHQVLPDPSGRWVLAVDLGTDSVEISALDPTTGALRPHGRTALRPGTGPRHLAFHPRGGHAYVLNELEPTVTVCRWDPAAGVLEPLAETPVVPEDATGPRYPSEVVVAPDGRFLWAAVRGHDTLAVLALDASGEKASLVASVPCGGHWPRDLTLAPSGRHLYAANERSGDVTWFTVDPETGLPSRTGSVPAPAASCVVFG